In Malus sylvestris chromosome 16, drMalSylv7.2, whole genome shotgun sequence, the following are encoded in one genomic region:
- the LOC126606238 gene encoding uncharacterized protein LOC126606238, whose translation MSVFVAAVFDIFNVEKTEHGVGTLTELSGLIGTSWGGLDHPEEIHGTNCSGTKHLDLIGTSRDGLNQPEEIHGIDGSGTDELAGHRSHCMAAVGGRDDGFFTAIGEEDGKCFRWWRRRRSEDRFGGGPFELWVVHVSTNIFFASVKQEEKETSPFFFCKRQQQPPNKNHESIKRMKIPF comes from the coding sequence ATGTCCGTGTTTGTTGCTGCAGTTTTCGACATCTTCAACGTTGAGAAGACAGAGCATGGCGTCGGGACTCTCACGGAGCTTTCAGGTTTGATTGGAACTTCATGGGGTGGTTTAGACcaccccgaagaaattcatgggactAACTGCAGCGGCACGAAGCACTTAGATTTGATTGGAACTTCACGGGATGGTTTAAACCAacccgaagaaattcatgggattgACGGCAGCGGCACGGACGAACTTGCTGGGCATAGAAGTCATTGCATGGCCGCTGTTGGTGGCAGAGACGATGGTTTCTTTACTGCTATTGGCGAAGAAGACGGCAAATGTTTCCGTtggtggagaagaagaagaagcgagGACAGGTTTGGGGGGGGTCCGTTTGAATTGTGGGTGGTGCATGTTTCCACCAACATCTTCTTTGCTTCGGTCaaacaagaagaaaaggaaacctcccccttttttttctGCAAAAGACAACAACAACCTCCTAATAAAAATCATGAATCCATTAAGAGAATGAAAATACCTTTTTAA
- the LOC126606237 gene encoding uncharacterized protein LOC126606237 isoform X2, translated as MSVFVAAVFDIFNVEKTEHGVGTLTELSGLIGTSWGGLDHPEEIHGTNCSGTKHLDLIGTSRDGLNQPEEIHGIDGSGTDELAGHRSHCMAAVGGRDDGFFTAIGEEDGKCFRWWRRRRSEDRE; from the exons ATGTCCGTGTTTGTTGCTGCAGTTTTCGACATCTTCAACGTTGAGAAGACAGAGCATGGCGTCGGGACTCTCACGGAGCTTTCAGGTTTGATTGGAACTTCATGGGGTGGTTTAGACcaccccgaagaaattcatgggactAACTGCAGCGGCACGAAGCACTTAGATTTGATTGGAACTTCACGGGATGGTTTAAACCAacccgaagaaattcatgggattgACGGCAGCGGCACGGACGAACTTGCTGGGCATAGAAGTCATTGCATGGCCGCTGTTGGTGGCAGAGACGATGGTTTCTTTACTGCTATTGGCGAAGAAGACGGCAAATGTTTCCGTtggtggagaagaagaagaagcgagGACAG GGAATGA
- the LOC126606237 gene encoding uncharacterized protein LOC126606237 isoform X1: protein MSVFVAAVFDIFNVEKTEHGVGTLTELSGLIGTSWGGLDHPEEIHGTNCSGTKHLDLIGTSRDGLNQPEEIHGIDGSGTDELAGHRSHCMAAVGGRDDGFFTAIGEEDGKCFRWWRRRRSEDRKWGSRRFCMFLPSFVGKCIFYLFMDVCKAHPHFCWAGLHLVLPCSLTQSGPYFLYVMYFFCSTDCPLKPYA, encoded by the exons ATGTCCGTGTTTGTTGCTGCAGTTTTCGACATCTTCAACGTTGAGAAGACAGAGCATGGCGTCGGGACTCTCACGGAGCTTTCAGGTTTGATTGGAACTTCATGGGGTGGTTTAGACcaccccgaagaaattcatgggactAACTGCAGCGGCACGAAGCACTTAGATTTGATTGGAACTTCACGGGATGGTTTAAACCAacccgaagaaattcatgggattgACGGCAGCGGCACGGACGAACTTGCTGGGCATAGAAGTCATTGCATGGCCGCTGTTGGTGGCAGAGACGATGGTTTCTTTACTGCTATTGGCGAAGAAGACGGCAAATGTTTCCGTtggtggagaagaagaagaagcgagGACAG AAAATGGGGGAGCCGCAGATTTTGTATGTTTCTTCCCTCTTTTGTAGGGAAatgcatattttatttatttatggatgTATGTAAAGCCCATCCTCATTTTTGTTGGGCTGGATTACATCTTGTTTTGCCTTGTAGTTTGACCCAATCTGGACCTTATTTTTTATATGtcatgtattttttttgttcaacagATTGCCCCCTCAAGCCTTATGCGTGA